The Hevea brasiliensis isolate MT/VB/25A 57/8 chromosome 1, ASM3005281v1, whole genome shotgun sequence genome has a window encoding:
- the LOC110654465 gene encoding uncharacterized protein LOC110654465 → MISVACFLKYKPETFENFRKFKAMVEKQSGQCIKALRTDRGGEFLSKEFNHFCEENGICRELMAPYTLEKNGVAERKNHTIVEMARSLLKGKGLPNQHWAEAIATVVYLLNISPTKVVLNQTPYEAWKEGSWNWCSSNAKIQQDASLDEVADLTPANSTSSSPSNSNNSRPASSPSSSSKGSSSSSSNELSDETPPRKFRSLREIYESYAFALFAADPTTYEEVIKMEEWRYAMKEELMAIQRNDTWELMNLPNGKNVVGLKWIFKTKYNADGSVQKHKASLVAKGYSSRVLILKRRFLRLLDLKW, encoded by the exons ATGATTTCAGTCGCAtgttttttgaaatacaagccaGAAACTTTTGAGAATTTCAGAAAATTCAAGGCGATGGTAGAAAAGCAAAGTGGGCAGTGCATCAAAGCTCTCCGTACAGACAGAGGTGGTGAATTCTTGTCTAAGGAATTTAAccacttttgtgaagaaaatggAATTTGCAGGGAACTAATGGCTCCTTACACACTAGAGAAGAATGGGGTAGCTGAGCGCAAGAATCATACCATTGTTGAGATGGCAAGAAGTTTACTTAAAGGCAAGGGACTTCCAAATCAGCATTGGGCTGAAGCAATTGCCACTGTGGTGTATTTGCTGAATATCTCTCCCACAAAGGTTGTATTGAATCAAACGCCATATGAAGCTTGGAAAG AAGGAAGCTGGAATTGGTGTAGTAGCAATGCTAAAATTCAACAAGATGCTTCACTAGATGAGGTAGCAGATCTCACACCAGCAAATTCAACAAGTTCCTCTCCATCAAATTCAAATAATAGCAGGCCAGCAAGTTCACCAAGCTCAAGTTCAAAAGGCAGCAGCTCATCTTCCTCAAATGAGTTGTCCGATGAGACACCTCCAAGGAAATTCAGATCCTTGAGAGAAATTTATGAATCTTATGCATTTGCTTTGTTTGCTGCAGATCCTACAACTTATGAAGAAGTAATAAAAATGGAGGAATGGCGATATGCAATGAAGGAAGAACTGATGGCAATACAAAGAAATGACACTTGGGAGCTGATGAACTTGCCCAATGGAAAAAATGTTGTTGGCTTGAAGTGGATATTCAAAACAAAGTACAATGCAGATGGAAGTGTACAAAAGCATAAGGCAAGCCTTGTGGCGAAGGGTTACAGCAGCAGGGTATTGATTTTGAAGAGACGTTTTCTCCGGTTGCTCGATTTGAAATGGTGA